In one window of Natator depressus isolate rNatDep1 chromosome 12, rNatDep2.hap1, whole genome shotgun sequence DNA:
- the ANKRD11 gene encoding ankyrin repeat domain-containing protein 11 isoform X3, protein MEIKKTRIQMPPVQSMLWWCKAGTLLEAPWHEMEVPRSKTEEKQGPERKRIKKEPATRKPGLLFGMGLSGIRAGYPLSERQQVALLMQMTAEESANSPVDTTPKHPSQSTVCQKGTPNSASKTKDKVNKRNERGETRLHRAAIRGDARRIKELIIEGADVNVKDFAGWTALHEACNRGYYDVAKQLLAAGAEVNTKGLDDDTPLHDAANNGHFKVVKLLLHYGGNPHQSNRKGETPLKVANSPTMVNLLLGKTTYPSSEESSTESSEEEDAPSFAPSSSVDGNNTDSEFEKGLKHKTKSQEPPKTTITPVKDEYEFDEDDEQDRVPPVDDKHLLKKDYRKETKANSFISIPKMEVKTYTKNNTITPKKPAHRILSDTSDEEDTSVAVGTGEKLRLSTHSILPSSKTREPSNTKQQKEKNKVKKKRKKETKSKEVRFGKKNDKFCSSESESENLESEEDDRDSVQSSSCVKDSRLVLKESSLFNSLSASSTSSHGSLASQKHNPNLTDQHSKHWRTDNWKTISSPAWSDVSSLSDSTRTRLTSESDYTSEDSSLQSLKPVRKKQEHKKKNNSHNTVSEKKNSFHANVDGAIPKLDKEGKVVKKHKTKHKHKNKEKGQCPVSQDIKIIKTFSFEYEDSKQKPDKGLIETESPSENKLKVLKHEREHCKKEEKLLKSKSEEKEWLFKDETGKASKEEKSLKKVKEGNKDISKFFREEKSSKEKPIKEKSPKEEKPRIHKEERKKKSKEKQSKSEKKNDLKEEKITKLEKDKTFKEEREKCKKEKVYKEEPGFDEFSNKSQLLESEDTKFSLSDDQQERWFSDLSSDSSFDFKGEDSWDSPVTDFREIKNDSMAKLILETVKEEIKDKKRENKTREKKEYNEKRNEKDTFLKKRERESVDKNPEKKKDQTEKHKVTPSYLPEKDKKRKDSAESVKERKEKDPGEINKERKDSSDSCKDRKDIKIKQEEPYRDEFKEYGCETFFKEKSDPEFSGKNVESGERHHSGKDKEKKDAPDKEKKEKLKPEKYKEKSKEADKEKNEKAVAEKNQKDKELDKSFKEKKDPKEKYKDLHNKDKERKTSLDYIKEKKEKNFSGDREDFSEKRDEKKGKEKSWYSIADIFTDESEDEKDDYSLSGFKIGEAVGSELHRMDSLQEKDDSMAAEKELYLADKHRKYSSDRQHSGEKQKDKEKKKDKGLAEGGKEKKEKSFFEKHKEKKDKDSVEKYKDRKDRTSVDSTQEKKNKQKLPEKAEKKHAAEEKVKNKHKEKMDKEHSKEKKSSKGGETEKSLLEKLEEEALNEYRDDSNDKISEISSDSFTDRGQDPGLTNLFESSNLSLMDASEEKYKDSLPLPCLQDKLKEKERHRHSSSSSKKSHEKEKAKKEKTEKKEKMDDFKDSSNRKDSNQYEKEFSVDGETFGISYSMKAEVEEDLDKNIDYLFSEKKDKNDPERELSKKAEKEKTYGSSTISTVKEKKKREKHKEKWKDEKEKHRDKHTDGFFKHHKDETKSVVKDKDSPQVITFKDKSKEENLKFSETKLKEKLKENQEKDKTESLKISNGNDKITLSKDGSKKDNRPREKLLGDGDLMMTSFERMLSQKDLEIEERHKRHKERMKQMEKMRHRSGDPKLKDKIKTSEEMRKRSLDLTTKKPLALDTQLKDKKLKELGPLTPILSPDNKPQPAVGTDSKDWITGPQLKEILPASPRPDQNRPTGVPAPASVVSCPSYEEVMQTPRTPSCSNEDYTDLMFDCADSQHSLPISTMSMNACSPSFFDRYANASSGLPDNPSQTPTRTIPSTNLYRSVSVDIRRVPEDEFSAGDKFFRQQSVPATSNYDSPVQHLMEEKVPLPSIPAEKFQCMSPGYYSPDYGIPSPKVETLHCAPVGNVVQSPESIFSGLQAKSSPSHRDELLAPSVESALPPDLGMPLDTTEEQQATASILPPESTFLPPIEENHFSSGISEQNNMDWDNPPSRNPDPPMPPSLIGNPSDHPVSWSVGSELLMKSPQRFPESPKPFCSLDPIHPAPVPFISTDSPYPVSPISYPLSVSEPGLDEVKEDAEEAVPGEMATAEEQAPYMSPTRLDTFFNNCKPLPEETPEMPLDPPCIPTETPAEAVNTLENSYLENSSVAPVNSEEPVTWPDPFTNSEDDLDLGPFSLPELPLQAKDVPDAEMTEVAPIEESPGAAPEVINTGVINVSVSVTASSEQEELPLNQPSNLLPVEPEPQLEEQKSEVIAPEATSEALNVPEEKRLEESEAQSFQQTASVELAQPEKQEAETNHEELPSSNCAVESGSQSSLAQANTAESGVAQDSAAVRSGSQVSSIQTDTPQGTTPVETIEPVQKPVAEVSKPPKIEEIPQRITRNRAQMLANQNKQNTAPSEKEFPPVSAPSTRAKGRVTEEDDAQAQHPRKRRFQRSSQQLQQQINTSTQQTREMIQQTLAAIVDAIKLDDIEPYHSDRSNPYFEYLQIRKKIEEKRKILCYITPQAPQCYAEYVTYTGSYLLDGKPLSKLHIPVIAPPPSLAEPLKELFKQQEAVRGKLRLQHSIEREKLIVSCEQEILRVHCRAARTIANQAVPFSACTMLLDSEVYNMPLENQGDENKSVRDRFNARQFISWLQDVDDKYDRMKTCLLMRQQHEAAALNAVQRMEWQLKVQELDPAGHKSLCVNEVPSFYVPMVDVNDDFVLLPA, encoded by the exons GCTGGACAGCATTGCACGAGGCATGTAACCGGGGTTACTATGATGTTGCAAAGCAGTTGCTTGCTGCCGGCGCGGAAGTCAACACAAAGGGGTTGGATGACGACACCCCGCTGCATGATGCAGCTAATAATGGGCATTTCAAG GTGGTAAAATTGTTGTTACATTACGGAGGGAACCCTCATCAAAGCAACAGGAAGGGAGAGACGCCTTTAAAAGTCGCTAATTCCCCCACCATGGTAAATCTACTCCTGGGAAAGACCACCTATCCCTCTAGTGAAGAGAGCTCAACAG agaGCTCAGAGGAGGAGGACGCCCCTTCATTTGCACCTTCCAGCTCTGTCGATGGCAATAACACAGACTCTGAGTTTGAAAAAGGCTTGAAACATAAGACAAAGAGTCAAGAGCCCCCCAAAACAACAATCACACCGGTAAAGGATGAATATGAATTTGATGAAGATGATGAGCAGGACAGAGTCCCGCCCGTTGATGACAAGCATTTGCTGAAAAAGGATTACAGGAAAGAGACTAAAGCAAACAGTTTTATTTCCATACCCAAAATGGAAGTAAAAACCTATACTAAAAATAACACAATTACACCAAAGAAACCTGCCCATCGCATCCTGTCAGACACGTCGGATGAAGAGGATACCAGTGTAGCTGTGGGGACTGGCGAGAAGCTGAGACTATCGACTCACTCGATACTGCCCAGCAGCAAGACTCGAGAGCCCTCCAACACCAAGCAACAGAAGGAGAAGAATAAAGTCAAAAAGAAGCGGAAAAAGGAGACAAAGAGCAAAGAGGTTCGGTTTGGcaaaaaaaatgacaaattttGTTCCTCTGAATCAGAGAGTGAAAatttggagagtgaggaggatgATAGAGACTCTGTGCAAAGCTCTAGCTGTGTAAAGGACTCTAGGCTAGTGCTAAAGGAATCCTCCTTGTTCAACTCTCTGTCTGCCTCTTCCACCTCTTCTCATGGGAGTTTAGCTTCACAGAAACATAACCCTAATCTTACAGACCAGCACTCCAAGCACTGGAGGACAGACAATTGGAAAACCATATCTTCTCCAGCATGGTCAGATGTCAGTTCCTTATCAGACTCCACAAGGACGAGACTGACAAGTGAGTCAGACTATACGTCTGAGGATTCCAGTTTACAGTCGTTAAAGCCAGTGAGAAAGAAGCAGgagcacaaaaagaaaaataactctCACAATACTGTCTCTGAGAAGAAGAATTCATTCCATGCCAACGTGGACGGAGCAATTCCAAAGCTGGATAAGGAGGGAAAGGTTgttaaaaaacataaaacaaaacataaacacaaaaacaaagagaaggGACAATGCCCAGTCAGCCAAGACATTAAAATAATCAAAACTTTTTCTTTTGAATATGAGGACTCTAAGCAAAAGCCTGACAAGGGTTTGATAGAGACTGAAAGTCcaagtgaaaataaattaaaagtgtTAAAACATGAGAGAGAACActgtaaaaaggaagaaaagctaCTGAAAAGTAAATCGGAGGAGAAGGAATGGTTGTTTAAAGATGAGACTGGAAAAGCCTCCAAAGAggagaaatcattaaaaaaagtcaAAGAGGGGAATAAAGACATCAGCAAATTTTTCAGAGAGGAGAAGTCAAGTAAAGAAAAACCCATAAAGGAGAAGTCTCCCAAAGAGGAGAAACCTAGAATACAcaaggaggagagaaagaaaaaatcaAAGGAAAAGCAGTCAAAATCTGAAAAGAAGAATGATCTGAAGGAGGAGAAAATTACTAAACTGGAGAAAGACAAAACCttcaaagaagagagagaaaaatgtaaaaaagaaaaagtttacaAAGAAGAGCCTGGATTTGATGAGTTTAGTAATAAAAGCCAATTGCTGGAAAGCGAGGACACAAAATTCAGCCTTTCTGATGATCAGCAAGAGAGATGGTTTTCTGATTTGTCTTCTGATTCATCCTTTGATTTCAAAGGTGAGGATAGCTGGGATTCTCCAGTAACAGACTTCAGGGAGATTAAAAATGACAGCATGGCAAAACTAATCCTAGAAACAGTGAAGGAAGAAATTAAAGACAAGAAAAGGGAGAATAAaacaagggaaaagaaagaaTACAATGAAAAACGCAATGAAAAGGATACAttcttaaaaaagagagagagagaaagtgtcgACAAAAACCCTGAGAAGAAAAAGGACCAAACTGAAAAGCATAAAGTCACTCCTAGTTATCTGCCTGAAAAGGACAAGAAAAGGAAAGATTCTGCAGAAAGCGttaaagagagaaaggaaaaagatcCAGGTGAAATCAACAAAGAGAGAAAAGATTCCTCTGATAGCTGTAAAGACCGAAAGGACATAAAAATTAAACAAGAGGAGCCCTATCGAGATGAGTTTAAAGAATATGGTTGTGAAACATTCTTCAAGGAGAAATCTGAccctgaattcagtggaaaaaatgtgGAAAGCGGGGAAAGGCACCATTCAGGGAAAGATAAGGAGAAGAAAGATGCTCctgataaagaaaagaaagagaaactgaaaCCAGAAAAATATAAGGAGAAATCCAAAGAAGCAgataaagagaaaaatgaaaaagctgtTGCTGAGAAAAACCAGAAAGACAAAGAACTGGATAAaagttttaaagagaaaaaagatcCTAAGGAGAAATACAAGGATCTGCATAACAAAGACAAAGAAAGGAAGACTTCTTTAGACTATAtcaaagagaaaaaagagaaaaacttcTCTGGAGATAGAGAGGACTTCTCTGAGAAAAGAgatgagaaaaaaggaaaagagaaaagctGGTACAGCATCGCAGATATCTTCACAGATGAAAGCGAAGATGAGAAGGATGATTACAGCTTAAGCGGATTCAAAATTGGTGAGGCCGTTGGGAGTGAATTGCATCGAATGGACAGTCTACAAGAAAAAGATGATAGCATGGCTGCTGAAAAGGAACTTTATCTTGCTGACAAGCACAGAAAGTACTCTTCTGACAGGCAACATTcaggagagaaacagaaagataaagagaagaaaaaggacaAAGGATTAGCAGAAGGTGGGAAGGAGAAAAAAGAGAAGAGTTTCTTTGAAAAACACAAAGAGAAGAAGGATAAAGATTCTGTCGAGAAGTATAAAGATAGGAAAGACAGAACCTCAGTAGACTCCacccaagaaaagaaaaacaagcaaaagCTCCCTGAAAAGGCCGAAAAGAAGCATGCTGCCGAGGAGAAGGTAAAAAACAAGCATAAGGAAAAGATGGATAAAGAACATTCCAAAGAAAAGAAGTCTTCAAAAGGAGGAGAGACCGAGAAGAGCCTGTTGGAAAAATTGGAGGAGGAGGCCCTCAATGAATATAGAGATGACTCCAATGATAAAATAAGTGAGATTTCTTCTGATAGCTTCACAGACAGAGGACAAGATCCAGGACTAACCAACCTCTTTGAGTCTTCTAACCTTTCTCTTATGGATGCCTCTGAGGAAAAGTATAAAGATTCTCTTCCTTTGCCCTGCTTGCAAGACAAACTCAAGGAGAAGGAGAGGCACAGGCATTCCTCATCTTCATCAAAGAAAAGTCACGAGAAAGAGAAAGCGAAGAaggaaaaaacagagaaaaaagagaaaatggatGACTTTAAAGACTCCAGCAACAGAAAAGATTCCAATCAATATgaaaaagaattctctgtggatGGGGAGACTTTTGGCATTTCCTACAGCATGAAAGCAGAGGTTGAGGAAGACCTGGACAAAAACATTGACTAtttgttttctgaaaagaaaGATAAAAATGATCCTGAGAGAGAGCTCTCAAAGAAGGCAGAAAAGGAAAAGACTTATGGTTCCAGTACCATCAGCACAGTCaaagagaagaagaagagagaaaaacacaAGGAAAAATGGAAGGATGAAAAGGAAAAGCATAGAGACAAACATACAGATGGATTCTTTAAACATCACAAAGATGAGACAAAATCTGTGGTTAAAGACAAGGATAGCCCTCAAGTTATCACATTCAAAGATAAGTCAAAGGAGGAGAACCTCAAATTTAGTGAAACCAAACTGAAGGAGAAACTCAAGGAAAACCAAGAGAAAGACAAAACAGAGTCTCTAAAGATCAGTAATGGAAATGATAAAATAACATTGTCCAAAGATGGTAGCAAGAAAGATAACAGGCCTAGAGAGAAGCTTCTGGGTGATGGTGATCTAATGATGACCAGCTTCGAGAGGATGCTGAGTCAAAAAGACCTGGAAATTGAGGAGCGCCACAAAAGACATAAAGAGAGAATGAAGCAAATGGAGAAGATGAGGCACAGATCTGGAGATCCCAaattaaaagataaaattaaaacCTCTGAAGAGATGCGTAAGAGGAGTCTGGATTTGACCACAAAGAAACCACTAGCACTAGATACTCAGCTAAAGGACAAAAAGCTCAAAGAACTAGGTCCACTGACTCCTATATTGTCACCAGATAATAAGCCACAGCCTGCTGTGGGGACAGATTCAAAAGACTGGATAACTGGCCCTCAGCTGAAAGAAATTTTACCTGCTTCTCCCAGGCCAGATCAGAACAGGCCGACAGGTGTTCCAGCTCCAGCTTCCGTAGTTTCTTGTCCAAGCTATGAAGAAGTGATGCAGACACCAAGAACTCCTTCGTGCAGCAATGAAGATTACACAGATTTGATGTTTGATTGTGCTGACTCTCAGCACTCTCTGCCCATATCCACAATGTCCATGAATGCATGTTCTCCATCCTTTTTTGACAGATATGCAAATGCTTCGAGTGGACTTCCCGACAATCCAAGTCAGACTCCAACAAGGACGATACCCTCCACAAACCTTTATCGTTCAGTCTCTGTTGATataagaagggtccctgaagatgAGTTCAGTGCTGGAGACAAGTTTTTCAGGCAGCAAAGTGTCCCGGCAACATCAAATTATGATTCTCCAGTGCAGCATTTGATGGAGGAAAAAGTCCCTCTTCCTTCTATTCCTGCAGAAAAGTTTCAGTGTATGTCTCCAGGGTATTATTCACCTGACTATGGAATTCCATCACCTAAAGTAGAAACTTTGCATTGTGCACCTGTTGGCAATGTTGTCCAATCACCTGAAAGCATCTTTTCTGGTTTACAAGCAAAATCCTCCCCCTCGCATAGAGATGAGCTGCTTGCACCTTCTGTAGAAAGTGCTCTTCCCCCTGATCTTGGCATGCCTTTGGATACCACAGAAGAGCAGCAAGCTACTGCTTCTATTTTGCCACCAGAGTCTACCTTTTTACCACCTATTGAAGAAAACCATTTTAGTTCAGGTATTTCAGAGCAGAACAATATGGACTGGGATAACCCTCCTTCCAGAAACCCTGACCCTCCCATGCCTCCTAGTTTAATTGGTAATCCATCTGATCACCCTGTCAGCTGGTCAGTGGGATCAGAACTTCTAATGAAATCTCCGCAGAGGTTCCCTGAATCCCCTAAGCCATTCTGTTCACTGGACCCAATACATCCTGCACCCGTGCCCTTTATTTCTACAGATTCTCCATACCCGGTTTCTCCTATTTCCTATCCATTGTCAGTATCTGAACCGGGGCTTGATGAAGTAAAGGAAGATGCTGAAGAAGCAGTTCCAGGAGAAATGGCAACTGCAGAAGAGCAAGCTCCTTACATGTCCCCTACTAGATTAGACACTTTCTTCAATAACTGCAAGCCTCTTCCAGAAGAAACACCCGAGATGCCTTTAGACCCTCCTTGCATTCCAACAGAAACTCCGGCAGAGGCTGTTAACACTCTGGAAAACAGTTATTTGGAAAACAGTAGTGTTGCACCTGTAAACTCAGAAGAGCCAGTAACGTGGCCTGATCCATTCACAAACTCAGAAGATGACTTAGACCTTGGTCCCTTCTCGTTGCCGGAATTGCCGCTCCAAGCTAAAGATGTTCCAGATGCTGAAATGACTGAAGTGGCACCGATAGAAGaaagcccaggagctgccccagaaGTCATAAATACTGGGGTCATAAACGTGAGTGTGTCTGTCACAGCTTCCAGTGAGCAGGAGGAGCTTCCGCTTAATCAGCCAAGTAACTTACTACCTGTGGAACCAGAGCCACAGCTGGAGGAACAAAAGTCGGAAGTGATTGCACCAGAAGCTACCTCGGAAGCATTGAATGTACCAGAAGAGAAAAGATTAGAAGAGTCCGAGGCACAGAGTTTTCAACAGACTGCATCAGTAGAGCTTGCTCAGCCAGAGAAACAAGAGGCAGAAACAAACCATGAAGAATTGCCCTCGTCAAACTGTGCAGTGGAGAGTGGATCTCAAAGCAGCTTGGCACAAGCGAACACTGCTGAGAGTGGGGTCGCGCAAGACAGTGCTGCAGTACGAAGTGGGAGCCAAGTCTCTTCCATCCAGACAGACACACCCCAAGGCACTACTCCAGTAGAAACCATAGAGCCAGTACAAAAACCAGTAGCAGAAGTTTCCAAACCACCCAAAATAGAAGAAATCCCGCAACGAATTACCAGGAACAGGGCTCAAATGCTGGCCAATCAAAATAAACAGAACACTGCACCTTCTGAGAAAGAGTTTCCTCCAGTTTCTGCGCCTTCCACGCGTGCAAAAGGGCGAGTGACGGAGGAAGACGATGCTCAAGCCCAACATCCACGTAAACGCAGGTTCCAGCGTTCCAGCCAGCAGCTACAGCAGCAGATTAACACGTCCACCCAGCAGACAAGAGAGATGATACAGCAAACACTGGCAGCGATTGTAGATGCCATAAAACTGGACGACATTGAGCCCTATCACAGTGACAGATCAAACCCATACTTTGAGTATCTTCAGATCAGGAAAAAGATAGAAGAGAAGCGGAAAATCCTGTGCTACATCACTCCCCAAGCTCCCCAGTGTTACGCCGAATATGTCACCTACACAGGGTCCTACCTGCTGGATGGCAAGCCGCTAAGCAAGCTTCACATTCCAGTG ATTGCACCCCCTCCATCGCTCGCGGAACCCCTGAAGGAACTCTTCAAGCAGCAGGAAGCAGTGAGGGGGAAGCTGCGACTCCAGCACAGCATAGAGCGG GAGAAGCTGATTGTTTCATGCGAACAGGAGATCTTAAGAGTTCACTGTCGGGCAGCGAGAACCATTGCTAACCAGGCAGTGCCCTTCAGTGCATGCACCATGCTGCTGGACTCCGAGGTCTATAACATGCCTCTAGAAAATCAG GGAGATGAAAACAAATCAGTCAGAGATCGTTTCAATGCTCGCCAGTTTATTTCCTGGTTACAAGATGTGGATGACAAATATGATCGAATGAAG ACATGCCTGCTAATGCGACAGCAGCATGAAGCCGCTGCCTTGAATGCGGTGCAGCGAATGGAGTGGCAGCTGAAGGTTCAGGAGCTGGATCCAGCTGGGCATAAATCCCTCTGCGTGAACGAGGTTCCCTCGTTCTACGTGCCGATGGTTGATGTCAACGATGACTTTGTGCTCTTGCCGGCATGA